A stretch of DNA from Ciona intestinalis unplaced genomic scaffold, KH HT000552.1, whole genome shotgun sequence:
CCGATTGACGAAAACAAGCAACAAGATCTTCGAACGATATCGAGGTTTTTTTATCCAAAGATAACCTGGTGgggcaaaataaaataactatctttgtttaaatcattttttcagGTATTTTAGTTGatgtttttcatatattttggtaaataaatgaatataacttagtTATCGTGGAGTGGGGGGCAACAATCAaaataacatggatgttctgtttgatacactttgtgcccgcttatgagttgccGGTTTGTAATCATTCTTTTCCCAATTACGTAACTTTCCTTTTTACagtcattttattatttataaatttttttttgttaaataggAGCAACTAAGTTATTGCAATTAGGAATTACATAACTCTACTTTCACAATCCTAACCTTTTTAGAACATGGCTGATCTGCCTTGTAGACAAGTACCCACATAAATGCCACAGTATCCGACAAAAAGCTTCTTTCGTTACTTTTCCCTCACCGTTAGGGTCGTTAGATCGAAACAATTTTCGGACAGaatgaaaattatttgaaCGAAGTTTTTCTTCAAGTGTCGCGATTATCTAAATGGAGGAAttagttctttaaataaactgaTAAACTAAAGAAATCaatgtaatttattcattttggAGTAAgatacaaaaattatttttatttaattatcttTTGGGCCTTTAAGGTATtataattgatatttttgaacaaataaatgaagcTTTTTTATCACTTGGCGGgaagacagtcgttacaacacgggtgttccattttatacaactcgtgcctgcttacgagttactatgtatgttacttttttatttaaatacctcATGAGCCCTGTCCAGTTATAGCATGTGTGGTACTGGGTaatacaccaaacacataaaataataatattttattttcccatttaggctttaagtttaaattttagatttacaattttaaaaaatatttacattattgtttCTTACAAGCTTGGTACAAGTTTATCAGCAAACAAAGTctattgttatgtaataatggTTAAACTGTTCTGTAACTGATACCTGTATTGTTCCTATTTATAAGCTGATGTAATTACAAACACTTTAAAGAGACAATTACAATTGGtggattgtgttttaacaaatctgTTTGTTTctgaaaacatttaaattacagGACATTTGATATTTCAATAGTTTTTTCTAAGTGTTTTAGACTTAgcggttgccactcccatgcccgcagtcaagttgctgaagctattgcagtgtgtggataagcagacatgacttttggttggtttggtcatttatatcctcgtgggtgggaacttgagtgacttatccatggttgccactaccatgcccacagttgagttgctaaagctattgcagtgtgtggataagcagacatgacttttggttggtttggtcatttatatcctcgtgggtgggaacttgagtgacttatccatggaccatggttgccactcccatgccaaAAATGAAACGTATTACAACCAAAAATAGTCAACTTAATAATAACTACTAACTTCTTCCGTTTTAAGTTTTCTTCCACCGTCCACAGAAGTCCTTTCGCTGAGATTCGAACCCGCCACACTTCGGCTCCTCACGGGTGACGGAGACGGTGAGGCGAATGACCAATCAACGGACTGCGCTCCATCACGTGACGTCCTACGTCAAAAACGTTCTAGTATACTTAAATTAGTTTTGGAACTCTAGGAAAGATCTTTCAAAATTAGCGCGAAATCGTAATTTTGCTGTAGAAAATAGATCTCTACCGCCACTTCGCGGgtaaaaaataactgtttttcATCTGCCACTATGCCCGTGtaattaacttaaataatCTATTCGTATCTGGTAAGAATTCACAGTTATCCAGAGCCGCAAAAAGAAGAGAATAAGCGGAACATATAAAACACGcagcaaattaaaattatttattcccGCGTGGTAAggcaacaatagtcgttaaatagagggcgggggaagatgggacacatttaccacataatatcgaagtattctgatcgtgttttaaacaattaacaaccgtctatggaagtcatgaagatacgtttttataattctttgaatgttttttgtttactaccaaattggatgagaaaatagtatgaaaaggtgtcccatctttccccactcttcTATAACACTGTTCTGTTCTAAAAGTATTATCCGAACAATACTAGTCACACTGTCcgtgagccaactctggcctaaatccctgatCACATGGCATGCCCCACTATTGGAcattacccatatagaacagaatgtgcatatacaatgttggggtaatgggccaactctggcctaaatcccaggtcccgtggcatgcctcactgtagaacctcacccatatagaacagaatgtgcatatacaatgttggggtaatgggccaactctggtctaaatcccaggccctcGAAAAGGGACCCTACTCTCATGCAACATAATCTTACCCGCTAATAGAAAGTTGTTCTCTGCTGCCCAATCTTGACAACGGGTGAGATATGGAAGGGAATTTCCCCGCTACACTGGGTGCCATGGCAACGTGATGACGTCAGATATGGTGAAACGGTGACGTCAAATATTAAGAAGAAGATTTGACTACAGTTTCTAACCTAACCACCTAATACAACGAGATATGAAAACGCTATGATGTGGCAAAAATCATAGTAAAATGTAGAAACCAGGCGTATATACAAACccatattaatttttattattttaataatgcaCTTAAACAGCAGTTTCCTTTAATAAATAACGCCATGCTTTTTACACTGCAGTATAATCAGAAAGTAAATAAGTCGTACATCGCCGTGTTTTAATTCCTATATACTGAACtctataaataacatttattgttaatttcTAAAAGAGGCAATATTGATTGATCATATTGCCCACTTTAATATCTCACAACAACTGCcttatatgacgtaacaatcatcCTGTGTAATGTATTATTCTTGAACCCTATACTAATTCACTAACATTGTTGCGTCACAGCTGCGATATTTGCAAAACAATTCAACACGAGCTCAATGTTTACCTTTGTAATTGAGAAGAATAAATATCGGGTTAAAAACTGAAGTAACTCTCAGCTAATGAGTTACACCAGCTAAACCTTGGCAACGCGCAATACTTAACCCACTTGTGTGGCGCGAGGCCTATCTAGATTTCTCTAAGGTCATTATGCGAGCGGTCTTTTACACGGGGTACGTAAAACAAAAGGGATCCAGTGACAGTAGGCTTGTTCTATCACGAAGCACGTCGTTCTACAGTTTTTCTACCAACACTGCGCGTAATTAAAGGCCATTGTTTCGTTGTAAAGGGGCATTGTTCCCGAATACCTATGCCTTGTTATTTAACAAAGATCCGATGTCTCAGAGTGCAACAGGTCCATCGCACCAAACcacttataaaaacattaattctGGATCGATTTTAAATCATGGGACATAAGAACTGTAGTATACAACGCGGTTAGCGTGCCCATAGAtacaatttaacttattaCATACGGTATGTCTTTTATATATAagaagggtggggtaagatgggacacttttagcacataatatccaaatatcctgaccgtgttttaaacaatgaacaacagtctatgggagtcgcgaggatacggttttataactctttaaatgtattttgtttactaccaactgggGCGagataatataataaaaaagttgtccTATTTCCCCCGCCCTATACTACacattttatcatatttttccGCACTCATTACATACACAACGCTTACCACTGCCTTAACCTGGTTTTGAACCAAATACCTTACCACTGCCTTAACCTGGTTTTGAACCAAATACACCGAAACTCCAAGTTCCTATTCCTGTTATAACCTTCACCGTCTAGACATCTCATACACTCCAAGTATTTGTTCAGGTTTCGAAGAAAGAATCGaggtttatgacgtcacaagtgaTATTGTTGAAGATAAAAGATGAGTGAAATGTTATCGAATATACACTTACATgaatacatatacatatacacatatataggcctatacatgtatagtggggtgggccggtgggggaagatgggatacctgttcatcctattttctcgttctatctaaacacagaacattcaaagaaatataaaaccgtttaaaacaccgtttaaaacacgatcgtaTCTAACTTTTAACCTAACTTTCGTATCTAACTTTTTGACCGTATCTAACTTTTTGaccgtttaaaacacgatcgggatatttggatattatgtgctaaatgtgtcccgtctttcccaccctgctatatataaatatatagtacgtTTTGGGATAAGATTGTCCGTGCATTCTTTCTCTTATTGTTGCGCCATAGCTATATACTAACCACCGCTGTGTGGTCCACAAAGCAGGTATGGAATTTATGTGAACACTTCAACAGTATCTCTCCCGAGCATTATTATACATTAGCGA
This window harbors:
- the LOC108950669 gene encoding uncharacterized protein LOC108950669, translated to MAPSVAGKFPSISHPLSRLGSREQLSISGTSRDGAQSVDWSFASPSPSPVRSRSVAGSNLSERTSVDGGRKLKTEEIIATLEEKLRSNNFHSVRKLFRSNDPNGEGKVTKEAFCRILWHLCGYLSTRQISHVLKRLSLDKKTSISFEDLVACFRQSVSQGGATEQEKNAQLFKPPFSAPDRLYERSHSTPQPSNIRSMASESLANEAEHSWNELKKLASTRNLDFHDYFPPMCFGEGAYVIPGQLRECLTKLNILSSDAICAKIFRRFGNICFMEIGCQYWCHICPAPWRSG